TCAAGTTAGGGTCGCCCAGGCCGCGTACGACGATAGGTTCCACCCGTGAGCGCGTCGATTCAGCCCGATGTCCCGCCGTCCGGCACCGGTTGCGTGGAGTGTCTGGAGTCCGGCGGCTGGTGGGTCCACCTGCGCCGGTGTGCGCAGTGCGGGCACGTCGGCTGCTGCGACACCTCGCCGGCGCAGCACGCCACCGCCCACTTCCGGGCGACCGGCCACCCGGTGATCCAGTCCTTCGAGCCGGGCGAGGACTGGTTCTGGGGCTACTCGACCGACCAGGTGCTGACCGGGCCCGAGCTGGCCGCGCCGACCAGCCGCCCGGCCGAGCAGCCGACCCCCGGCCCGGCCGGCGCGGTCCCCGCCGACTGGCGCTCCAAGATCAACCGTTAGGTGCGAGTCCGCTAAACATCGGACATCAGGGGCGGCAACCGGAAAGAAACCCGGTAAACCGCCCGAACCGCTCGCGTCCCCCTCAGGTGGCCTGAGTCACCGCCGAATTGGTGGTCAGTCAGCCAACCGTGGAGGGAAGATGCTCGGCCTGGAAAACATCGGTACCGCCAAGCGGCTGGGCATCATCGTCGCCACGGGCGCCGTCGCCCTCTGCGGCATGGGCGCCATCGCGCTTGTCGGTCAGGAGCGGGTGGCCCAGCAGGGCCTGCGCGTCAGCGAGTTGCAGTGCGGCCTGGCCGCGCTCAACCACCTCAACAACCGGCAGAGCGAGCTGAAGGTCGACGCGTTCCGGTCGGCCCTCGGCCACAACGTCAACGGGGACGCGAAGGACGACGTGCAGTCGTCGGTCGAGGCATCGCAGGGGGTGCACGACTGCAACCTGCCGTCGGCCGTCATCGACCAGTTCGCCGGCTACAACGGCGACTTCGAGGCGTTCAACACGTTCATCACGCAGTTCGTCAGTGAGGGCGTCAAAAACCCGGATGCGGTGAAGAACCGGACCGACGAGATCTCCGAGATGAACAACAAGACCGACGACGAGCTGGACGCCATCACCGAGGCGGTGACCGCACAGGTCGAGGCGCAGCAGGCGCTGACCGAGCGTACCGTCAAGCAGACCCGCTGGATCGCCATCATCGTGGTCATCCTCGGCCTGGCCCTGCTGATCGGCATGGCGATCCCGATGGTCCGCTCGATCCTCGGCCCGATCCGGCGGATCGGGCTGGTCATCGACGCGCTGGACAAGGGTGACCTCACCGTGCGCAGCGGCATCACCAGCCGCGACGAGCTCGGCACCATGGCGCAGAGCCTGGACCGCACGCTGGACAAGCTCCGCCAGTCGATGATCACCATCGCCAAGGACTCGGACGCCCTGGCGACCGCGTCGACCGAGCTGGCCGCCGTCTCCGGCGAGATCGCCGCCGCGGTCGACAACACCGACCGGCAGAGCAGTTCGGCCGCCACCGAGGCGGACGAGATCTCCCGCAACGTGCAGAGCGTCGCGGCCGGCTCGGAGGAGATGGGCCTGTCGATCCGGGAGATCTCCCGCAACGCGGCGGACGCCGCCCAGGTCGCCTCGGTCGCCGTCTCCGAGGCCGCGATGGCCACCGAGACCATCCGCAAGCTCGGCGAGTCGTCCGCCGAGATCGGCAACGTGATCAAGCTGATCACCAGCATCGCCGAGCAGACCAACCTGCTCGCCCTGAACGCCACCATCGAGGCCGCCCGGGCCGGCGACGCCGGTAAGGGCTTCGCCGTGGTCGCCAGCGAGGTCAAGGACCTGGCCCAGGAGACCGCCCGGGCCACCGAGGACATCGGCGCCCGGGTCACCGCCATCCAGCAGGACACCAGCGGCGCGGTCGAGGTGATCAACCGGATCTCCGAGGTGATCGCGCAGATCAACGACTTCCAGACCACGATCGCCTCGGCCGTCGAGGAGCAGACCGCCACCACCGGCGAGATGAGCCGCAGCATCGGCGAGGTGGCCGCCGGCTCCTCCCGGATCGCCGCCAACATCAACGACGTGTCGTCGGCCAGCCAGGCCACGGTCAGCGGCGTCAACCAGACCCGCGAGGCCAGCGAGGAGGTCTCCCGGACGGCCGAGGAGCTGCGCGTCCTGGTCGGCGGATTCAAGTTCTGAGGGCGTACGCAA
Above is a genomic segment from Actinoplanes ianthinogenes containing:
- a CDS encoding UBP-type zinc finger domain-containing protein, whose product is MSASIQPDVPPSGTGCVECLESGGWWVHLRRCAQCGHVGCCDTSPAQHATAHFRATGHPVIQSFEPGEDWFWGYSTDQVLTGPELAAPTSRPAEQPTPGPAGAVPADWRSKINR
- a CDS encoding methyl-accepting chemotaxis protein; translated protein: MLGLENIGTAKRLGIIVATGAVALCGMGAIALVGQERVAQQGLRVSELQCGLAALNHLNNRQSELKVDAFRSALGHNVNGDAKDDVQSSVEASQGVHDCNLPSAVIDQFAGYNGDFEAFNTFITQFVSEGVKNPDAVKNRTDEISEMNNKTDDELDAITEAVTAQVEAQQALTERTVKQTRWIAIIVVILGLALLIGMAIPMVRSILGPIRRIGLVIDALDKGDLTVRSGITSRDELGTMAQSLDRTLDKLRQSMITIAKDSDALATASTELAAVSGEIAAAVDNTDRQSSSAATEADEISRNVQSVAAGSEEMGLSIREISRNAADAAQVASVAVSEAAMATETIRKLGESSAEIGNVIKLITSIAEQTNLLALNATIEAARAGDAGKGFAVVASEVKDLAQETARATEDIGARVTAIQQDTSGAVEVINRISEVIAQINDFQTTIASAVEEQTATTGEMSRSIGEVAAGSSRIAANINDVSSASQATVSGVNQTREASEEVSRTAEELRVLVGGFKF